CTTCGGGAGTTAAAGCTCTTTCTTTTAAGGCAGCAACGATATAATCCTTGTCTACGCTGTCTCCTGGATAGAGATTATGAGACTGTGCGCCACTTTTATGTACCCCTGAACCTTTGAGCTGTTTGACAATTAGTACCGTTAGTTTACCGCCCAGTGCCGATTTTGCTGCCTTGTCCGTTGCCTCTAATACTGCCTGAGTAAACGCCATTCTACCCTCAAAAGAGAACTTAGTACTGTTTACATAGTCCCCTGGTTGATTCGTATCATCGTAATCTTTGGCATTAACTAGAATTACCTCAGCAAAACCGTTACCTTTCCAGTAAGCGATCATTTCCTCATTGGTCATCGTAGAAACCATACTATGATGTTCCTGGGAAAAGCCATTCCAGACTAAAATCGGTAGGAAGTTAGTTACCTGGGGAAATGCTGTATGAAAATGCCCAAAGCTACTCATGATGTATGGTTCACCTAGACCACCATCACCAATAGTTACGGGAAATAAAACCCCTGGATGTAGTTTTGCCCCTGCCATGGCAAAGTGTTGCCCTTGTCCCAATGGTCCTGCGGGGCTAAGTAAGCCTGGGATTTGTCCTGAAAGGTGTCCCAACAAACCGTGCATTTCGCGAAAGCGATCGCGCAGATCCTGAACGCTATTGATCCCCATTATCTCTAAAGATGTATCTAGAAAGACATTGCTATAAAAGCCTGGGGCATGATGCCCTACTTCGGTAATCAAATTTTTGTATCCCAGCATAACTAATGCAGCGATGGTATCGGCAATACTGGCAAACCCTCCTGGGTGTCCTGACTGTTTACTAGCGGTAATCTTAAGGGTTAGATAGCGTAAGGCATCGGCAGCCAACATAGTTTGATAAACTGCTGCTTTGTCTGAGGGAGAAGCGATCGCTGTTTGTCCTGATTTGATAGCTAATTCCTGTCCATACTGCTCGAAACCAGGTAAGCTTTCTGGAAAATGTTGAATACCTTGACAAAAACCGGGAATGTTAGTGGCGATGGTCATAAGAATCTATCCTTCTACGATCAAATTGCAAGTGTTAAGTAAATCTTACAGTTTTGCGGGATAGAGCAACGACCAGATCTTTCTATGGGTTGTATTGATAACTATTTATCTTTTGTAAGTGAACTATTCTAGCTGGAGAGATTCAGGCGTTAAATAAATTGTTATTGTTTAGCAAGAAGCGGCAATTTTTCTTATATATAGAAGCTTCTGACTTTGAACTAAAAAATTGCCAGTTTAAACACCAATTTACACCATAAAGTACAATACATAACTATAAAAAAAACTTCCCTAATATTCATTAAGGAAGCCCGATATCCAATTACTTATTTATCTTGTTTAGTTATTTATTAACGATCGAATAGAGAATCGACAATATCTTTTCCTTGACTCAAAATTAGTTGCTTATAAATATTGTCTTTATGCAGCATTTGTTCGTGTAATTGCACTAATAGCTCCTGAGCCTCTTCGCGAGACAGTTCTTGGACTCTACTTGCAAAAACTCGATGATTAAATTCTTGTTCTATAGACAGCTTATTTTCTAGCTTATCCATAATCTTTACCTCCATACAGGTAGCTTTGATTCAATAATTACCTAGCAAAATTTAAATTTAATAGTTGATTAATTAGGTTTCATTTAAACTATTCACTTAGCTAATTACTGATTACTTTTATATTCTAGACAAAGTCTTAATAAAATCAGCTCTACCTAAAGTAGTAATAACCGAATGTATTGCGTAAGCTAGATCCAGCTTTTTATTTATCATTAGGAAAAAAATTAGTCATGAAAATCGCCAAAGATTGAAGTAAACCTTGACGATGTTCGAGATACGCTCGATAGATAAATTTGAAGTATATAAATTATTTTTCTTTGGCTTAGTACTAAAGATAATACCTGTAGACAATTATTCTTGCTCGAGCAATTTAGTAAATTTATCTCTCACGTCCTGAATCTTCTGTTCGCATCTGGGTACAGCTACTAAACGGATGTCTATTTCTAAAACATTATCTAATCTGGTTGTTTTTTCCCATACCTTTACTTCGGCGGAAGACTCATGCTGGTAACGAAAAGTCACAACGTCTGACCCTACTTCTAAAATTTCCACATTTTTAAGCCAACCATTGCTGCTTTTAATATACAACCAAATATTAGACTGACCGATTAGTTCCGTTAGTTTGCTTTCTATAAAAACAAAATTGAATTACCTACACTATTATTAAAATATTTTATCCACTATAAGTTATATTTTTTTGCTCTGCACGAACATTCATCACAAAACTAATCTTACTTAAGATAGATGGCAAAAAGAAAATTATATAATCGTTGTGTAATATGGCATTGGAAATTAGAGCCAGTTATCAGCTTGGACTATTGCTCTTTTAGACAAGCATCAGTGAAATTAATCAAATTTTGCTAAAAAACCTCAGCTAAACTTTTCCTTAGTTAGAGGCGCGATCGCTTTATCCCTGCGTAATTTAAAATCTAGATAAAGTAATCTGAGCCTAGTTAATGTCTAATATCCAATATGTCGCCATGACTGTTGCCAACCTAGAACAGTCAGTCAAGTTTTATTCAGAAGTTCTATCTTTTCAAAAAATTAAGGATACGGAAGTTGCAGGAGAAGACTGGGAGAAGTTACAGGGAGTGTTTGGTCTGCGGATGCGAATTGTTCAGATGCAGCTTGGAGAAGAAGTTATTGCTTTGATGGAATATCTGACCCCTCAAGGAAGACCAATACCCGTAGATTCTCGTAGTAACGATCGCTGGTTTCAACACATTGCGATCGTAGTGAGCGATATGGATCGAGCTTATCAGCAGGTGCGTCAACACAATATTAAACATACCTCTACTAGTCCTCAGCAGTTGCCAGAATGGAATAAAAAACTGGGTGGAGTAAAAGCATTTTATTTTAAAGATCCTGACGGACACAATTTAGAGTTGATTCAGTTTCCACCAGACAAAGCAGATAAAAAGTGGTTAAAAGATACAGAGCAATTGTTTTTAGGAATTGACCACAGTGCAGTAGGAGTAAAAGATGCCGAGGCTAGTTTTGGTTTATATCGCGATCGCCTTAATTTAAAGTTAATGTTACAGGCAGAAAATTACGGCAACGAATTTGAACACATTACTGGTGTTTTCGGCTCAAGAGTCCAGGTAAATAGCATGAAGGGTGATGCTGGTATTGGTTTTGAATTACTAGAATATATTGCTCCTACCAATGGTAGAAATATGCCTGTAGATAGTCAGGCTAACGATTTATGGCTTTATCAAACAGTTATCTGCGTATCCGATTTAGCTACTTTAGCCGAACAATTGCGCTCTGCACCCTGTCAGTTTATCTCGCCTGGCATAATTAAAATGTCTAATAGCGAGTTGGGATTCAGTCAGGCTTTAGCAATCAGAGATTTAGATGGTCACGTTTTACATCTGGTAGAAGCGTAATGTGATGACAAAAAAAACGCTGCATTATCTTGTAAGTTAAAGTGCAGCGTCTATTTATTTAGGGGAATATTATCAAGATAAAAGCTAAGAGCTATTTAAGATAGTCCCTCCAATTGAGTAGTAACGACTCGCAATTTCAAAGTGCGATCGCCTCGCTTAACGGTAAACTGGAGATTCTTATCTAAACCACTGCCGTCAACGATGGTTTGCAACTGACTTGCATCAGTAACTGCCTGACCATCAATAGCGGTAATTACATCACCCAAGCGTAATCCTGCTGCCTCTGCTGGAGTGCTGGGTAAAACTCTGACGATCAAGACTCCTTCAACTTCAGGAATAGTAAAGGGAGAATTGGGATTACTGTTGTTTTTCTGGGCTAATTCTGGAGTTAGCGTCAGCATCTGCACCCCAATATAAGGATGAGGAACTTGCTTACCCGCAGCTAAAGTATTAGTGATCGATCTTGCCTGATCGATTGGTATAGCAAAGCCAATGCCGTTAGCATCAGGGCGAATTGCCGTATTAATGCCAATTACCTCTCCCCGTTGATTTAATAATGGTCCGCCAGAATTACCGGGGTTAATTGCTGCATCAGTTTGCAGAAAGTCGATGCGCTTATCAGGGATACCAACCTGAGCTGAGGAGCGAGTTAAAGTACTAATAATGCCTAAAGTAACGGTGTTATTTAAACCTACGGGGTTTCCCACAGCGATCGCCCAGTCACCAACCTGAACATTTTCCGAATTACCCAAAGGAGCAATAGGGAGATCTATCCCCGAAGCTTCAATTTTGACTACTGCCAAATCTGTAACTTCATCTGTGCCTTTGACCACTCCTTCAAATTCTCGTCCATCTTTGAGTGTAACCGTCACTCGCTCTGCGCCACTAACTACGTGAGCATTGGTCAAAACAATACCGTCTTTTTGGGTAATAAATCCTGAACCTTGTCCCCGTACCTGCCTTTCTGGCGGCATCGCACCGCCCAAGCGATCGCCAAAAAATTCGCGAAAGAAGGGATCTTCAAATAAAGGATCCATTCTGGTGGCAACGGTTCTCTCTGTATCAATTCTGACTACTGCTGGACCTGTTTTTGCCACCGCTTCTGCCACAAAACTACCAGAATTACTGGCAACAGGTGCTTGTGCCAGAATTGCTGGTTCGCTCTTGAGAGCAATAGGATTCTGCTTATAGTTTAATTTAAAGTTCAAAGGTAATGTGTCCGCCTGGGAAGACATTACTCTAATGGTGCTAAAAGTCAAAATGACTCCTAAAAAAAGTGCTGTAGCGTGGCTAGCCACTTTACCTAGAAATCGCTTGTTTTTCATTATTGGTCAATTTGAATTTATTCAATTATTCATACTTTCATATCATAGCCTGACTAAATATTTGATTTCTTAATTTGCGATCGAGGTTATCGGCCTACAATTTAGGAACTATTAGGAAAGCTCAAGCAGTTTGAGCGCCGAAATATTTATGGCTTATTATCTATTACCTCTGGTCAACTTAAAACGATAAACTAATTTGCAATAATCTTTCATTGTTATTGATGCTTGCCATGGTAAATAGTCCTAGTTCTCCTAACTCGTATGCAATTGATTTTGGCACTAGCAATACCACGATCGCTCGTTGGAACATGGCTACAGGAAAAGCTGAACTGGTGAAGCTACCTGGTTTATCTCAAGAGTTTAGCTCTCTACCTCCTTTAATTCCTAGTTTGATTTATGTAGAAGATGCCGCGCTGGAAAAGATTATGGCAGGACAAACAGTGCGCGATCGCGGTTTGGATCTAAAGAGTGATTTGAGATTTTTTCGTAATTTTAAACGGGGCATCGGTACTGAAATTCAGGGCTTTTTACCCGAACTGGATGGTCAAAAGATCTCTTT
The sequence above is drawn from the Coleofasciculaceae cyanobacterium genome and encodes:
- a CDS encoding NblA/ycf18 family protein → MDKLENKLSIEQEFNHRVFASRVQELSREEAQELLVQLHEQMLHKDNIYKQLILSQGKDIVDSLFDR
- a CDS encoding VOC family protein — translated: MSNIQYVAMTVANLEQSVKFYSEVLSFQKIKDTEVAGEDWEKLQGVFGLRMRIVQMQLGEEVIALMEYLTPQGRPIPVDSRSNDRWFQHIAIVVSDMDRAYQQVRQHNIKHTSTSPQQLPEWNKKLGGVKAFYFKDPDGHNLELIQFPPDKADKKWLKDTEQLFLGIDHSAVGVKDAEASFGLYRDRLNLKLMLQAENYGNEFEHITGVFGSRVQVNSMKGDAGIGFELLEYIAPTNGRNMPVDSQANDLWLYQTVICVSDLATLAEQLRSAPCQFISPGIIKMSNSELGFSQALAIRDLDGHVLHLVEA
- a CDS encoding HhoA/HhoB/HtrA family serine endopeptidase translates to MKNKRFLGKVASHATALFLGVILTFSTIRVMSSQADTLPLNFKLNYKQNPIALKSEPAILAQAPVASNSGSFVAEAVAKTGPAVVRIDTERTVATRMDPLFEDPFFREFFGDRLGGAMPPERQVRGQGSGFITQKDGIVLTNAHVVSGAERVTVTLKDGREFEGVVKGTDEVTDLAVVKIEASGIDLPIAPLGNSENVQVGDWAIAVGNPVGLNNTVTLGIISTLTRSSAQVGIPDKRIDFLQTDAAINPGNSGGPLLNQRGEVIGINTAIRPDANGIGFAIPIDQARSITNTLAAGKQVPHPYIGVQMLTLTPELAQKNNSNPNSPFTIPEVEGVLIVRVLPSTPAEAAGLRLGDVITAIDGQAVTDASQLQTIVDGSGLDKNLQFTVKRGDRTLKLRVVTTQLEGLS
- a CDS encoding DUF6679 family protein, yielding MESKLTELIGQSNIWLYIKSSNGWLKNVEILEVGSDVVTFRYQHESSAEVKVWEKTTRLDNVLEIDIRLVAVPRCEQKIQDVRDKFTKLLEQE